A single Pyxicephalus adspersus chromosome 8, UCB_Pads_2.0, whole genome shotgun sequence DNA region contains:
- the LOC140336283 gene encoding von Willebrand factor C domain-containing protein 2-like gives MASARAGTMLERWAPSTLLCLLLISEVGLSVAHQVNTCEANGSVYYVGEWYFLDSDHCTQCECTTEGPSCARTECTALPPACMHVSHYPTDCCPRCEKIGCEYRGEVYELGEHFQPSECEQCTCDNDGIARCLVADCAPPPCVNPVYEKGECCPRCKDGPNCYADATQRRVIPAGQYFWVDSCTKCRCHDGQDVGYWEGNRLAKCEKTKNCAPQEGQENS, from the exons ATGGCATCTGCCAGGGCTGGCACCATGCTGGAGAGATGGGCACCGAGCACCCTGCTGTGCCTGCTCCTGATTAGTGAGGTTGGGCTGTCTGTGGCTCACCAGGTGAACACGTGTGAAGCCAATGGCAGCGTCTACTATGTTGGCGAGTGGTATTTCCTGGACTCCGATCATTGTACGCAGTGTGAGTGTACCACCGAGGGACCATCTTGTGCCAGGACGGAGTGCACTGCCCTGCCACCTGCCTGCATGCATGTCAGTCACTACCCCACCGACTGCTGCCCACGCTGCGAGAAGATTGGCTGTGAGTACCGAGGAGAAGTCTACGAGCTGGGCGAGCACTTCCAG CCCTCTGAATGCGAGCAATGCACCTGTGATAACGATGGCATCGCCCGCTGTCTTGTGGCAGATTGTGCCCCTCCACCCTGTGTGAACCCCGTCTATGAAAAGGGGGAGTGCTGCCCTCGCTGCAAGGACG GCCCGAACTGTTATGCGGATGCCACCCAGAGGCGGGTGATCCCGGCCGGGCAGTACTTCTGGGTGGACTCCTGCACCAAATGTCGCTGTCACGACGGGCAGGATGTGGGCTATTGGGAAGGAAACCGCCTGGCCAAATGTGAGAAAACCAAAAACTGTGCCCCACAGGAGGGCCAGGAGAACTCATAG
- the CCDC24 gene encoding coiled-coil domain-containing protein 24, whose protein sequence is MLQPLSDQDSGYGEISDPPASLWRLVEDLVPVRERAEVRRILGEAAVDLSLDLHAEIEVLLELCREIRSSSPSTLQRPPSSCSILADPPVIKEMVTQEIRMLLLSVRSKARRQGL, encoded by the exons ATGCTGCAGCCTCTGAGTGACCAGGACAGCGGCTATGGAGAGATCAGCGACCCCCCGGCATCGCTCTGGAGATTGGTGGAGGATCTGGTGCCGGTCAGGGAGAGGGCCGAGGTcaggaggattctgggagaggCCGCCGTGGACCTGAGCCTGGACCTGCATGCAGAG ATTGAGGTTCTGCTGGAGTTGTGTCGGGAGATCAGATCTTCCAGTCCTTCCACCCTACAGAGACCCCCCAGCAGCTGCTCCATCTTGGCCGACCCCCCGGTGATAAAGGAGATGGTGACGCAGGAGATCCGCATGTTACTACTCAGTGTGAGGAGCAAAGCGCGCCGCCAGGGCCTGTGA